A window from Canis aureus isolate CA01 chromosome 23, VMU_Caureus_v.1.0, whole genome shotgun sequence encodes these proteins:
- the LOC144295331 gene encoding olfactory receptor 56A3-like, producing MLPYNSSCLSTEVSDFILNCFVRSPSWQHWLSLPLSILFLVAMGANAVLLITIQLEASLHEPMYYLLGLLSLLDIVLCLTVIPKVLAIFWFDLRSISFSACFLQMFIMNNFLPMESCTFLAMAYDRYVAICKPLYYPTIITDQFVAKAVLFILARNTFLTAPIPILSAWLHYCGKNIIENCICANLSVSKLSRDNVALNKIYQLIVAWTLLGSDLVLIFISYILILRAILRLKAKGAAAKALSTCGSHFILILFFSTILLVFVFTHMAKKKVSPDIPILLNVLHHVIPAALNPIVYGVRTQEIKEGIRKLLRRVAERCK from the coding sequence ATGCTACCTTATAACAGCAGCTGCCTCTCTACTGAAGTCTCAGACTTCATCCTGAATTGCTTTGTCAGGTCTCCCAGCTGGCAGCACTGGCTATCTCTGCCCCTCAGCATCCTCTTCCTCGTGGCCATGGGGGCCAATGCCGTCCTCCTGATCACTATACAGCTAGAGGCCTCTCTGCACGAGCCCATGTACTACTTGCTTGGCCTCCTTTCCCTTTTGGACATCGTGCTCTGCCTCACTGTCATCCCCAAGGTCCTGGCTATCTTCTGGTTTGATCTCAGGTCCATCAGCTTCTCTGCCTGCTTCCTCCAGATGTTCATCATGAATAACTTCCTGCCTATGGAATCATGCACCTTCCTGgccatggcctatgaccgctatgtcgCCATCTGCAAGCCTCTGTACTACCCAACGATTATCACTGACCAGTTTGTGGCAAAGGCTGTTCTCTTCATCTTGGCCCGGAACACATTTCTTACTGCACCTATTCCCATCCTTTCGGCCTGGCTGCATTACtgtggaaaaaatataattgagaaCTGTATCTGTGCCAACCTCTCTGTGTCCAAGCTCTCCCGTGATAATGTTGCCCTTAACAAAATATACCAGTTAATTGTGGCCTGGACTCTTCTAGGCTCTGATCTTGTCCTCATATTTATCTCCTATATCCTCATCCTAAGAGCCATTCTTAGACTTAAGGCAAAAGGGGCAGCTGCCAAAGCTCTGAGCACATGCGGCTCTCACTTCATACTCATCCTCTTCTTTAGCACCATCCTGCTAGTCTTTGTTTTTACCCACATGGCCAAGAAAAAAGTTTCCCCTGATATTCCCATCTTACTTAATGTCCTACACCATGTAATTCCTGCAGCTCTCAATCCCATTGTCTATGGGGTACGAACCCAGGAGATTAAAGAGGGAAT